A region of Chitinophaga horti DNA encodes the following proteins:
- a CDS encoding TraG family conjugative transposon ATPase, whose product MEKWLEDIIPLMDVEHDCILSKQGDVTVGFKATLPEIFTLSDEQYEGLHEAWVKAVKVLPKMCVVHKQDWFQRAKYQPETSKDGSFLQQASARHFAGRNYLDHTCYIFITKKPQDRKSGSSMFSNLLRSHLVAAQTIKPDLLQNFYDACGQFERILTASGYLKMERLPDASLSGNKHGRGVIERYMTLSDQAEPLMIRDIEFGNRIKIGQRYCQLYTLGDVNDLPSLCGSRINYEKYSTDRTKFSIGFASPLGHLFPYDHVYNQYIFVEDAQKTLHKLERKRLRLQSLSAYSRENAISRDATNDFLNEAIGQQRLPVKAHFNILVWSEDAGQLTDIRNQAGTAFAQMDAVAKEETIGAPQIFWAGVPGNAADFPMNDTFDTFLEQATCFLNCEGSPRSVRPDQGIRFCDRLSSRPVYLDLLDQPRAEGVTSNMGMLVCGASGGGKSMTINHLAHSLYAQGAHCFVVDIGGSYKGLCELVGGYYFTYEEKNPIKFNPFFLSDGAVLDTEKRESLKSLLVALWKQENDNYNRSEYVALSNALSGYYEQLDANPDIFPCFNTFYEYLQGAYTEVLRFHKVKDKDFDLDNFLYVLRPYYRGGEFDYLLNATENLDVLNQPFCVIEMDAIKDHPILFPVLALTIVEQFVSKMRKLKGTRKVLIIDEAWKAIAKSGMAEFLKYAFKTIRKFNGVPIVITQELDDLVDSPIIKDAIINNADIKILFDMRKFLNKFDKLQQTLGLSEKAKTVLLSVNKEDRDVFFDLGGQQQMVYRNELCPEEYYAYTTEGRERVRVLELAAMHGGMERGIAAMVEENRAKRA is encoded by the coding sequence ATGGAAAAGTGGTTGGAAGATATTATTCCATTGATGGACGTGGAGCATGACTGCATCCTGTCAAAGCAGGGTGATGTGACGGTGGGTTTTAAGGCAACGTTACCTGAAATATTTACCCTTTCAGATGAGCAGTACGAAGGTCTCCATGAGGCTTGGGTAAAGGCGGTGAAGGTTTTGCCGAAAATGTGTGTGGTCCATAAGCAGGACTGGTTTCAGAGGGCGAAGTATCAACCGGAAACTTCAAAAGACGGATCCTTTCTGCAGCAGGCTTCGGCCAGGCATTTCGCAGGTCGCAACTACCTTGATCATACCTGCTATATTTTCATTACCAAGAAGCCCCAGGACAGGAAATCAGGGAGCTCAATGTTCAGCAACCTTTTGCGCAGCCACCTGGTTGCTGCGCAAACCATTAAGCCGGATCTGCTGCAGAATTTTTATGATGCCTGCGGTCAGTTTGAACGCATCCTGACTGCGTCAGGATATCTGAAGATGGAGCGTTTGCCTGATGCGTCTTTATCGGGAAATAAGCATGGACGCGGCGTGATTGAGCGCTACATGACGCTTTCTGATCAGGCAGAGCCGCTTATGATACGCGACATTGAGTTCGGTAACCGGATAAAAATAGGACAGCGTTATTGCCAGTTATACACCTTGGGCGACGTTAACGATCTGCCCTCGCTTTGCGGGAGCCGGATTAATTACGAAAAGTATAGCACTGACCGCACTAAGTTCAGCATCGGCTTTGCCAGTCCCCTGGGACATTTGTTTCCCTACGACCACGTTTATAATCAGTACATCTTCGTTGAAGATGCCCAAAAGACCCTTCATAAGCTGGAGCGGAAAAGGCTTCGCTTACAGTCTTTGTCAGCATACAGCCGGGAAAACGCCATTAGTCGGGATGCGACAAACGATTTTCTAAATGAGGCGATCGGCCAGCAGCGCCTGCCGGTAAAAGCACATTTCAATATTCTGGTATGGTCAGAGGACGCGGGGCAGCTTACTGATATCCGCAATCAGGCGGGAACTGCCTTCGCGCAAATGGACGCGGTGGCCAAGGAGGAAACTATCGGTGCGCCACAAATCTTTTGGGCTGGTGTTCCGGGTAATGCGGCGGATTTTCCGATGAACGATACGTTCGACACTTTCTTAGAGCAGGCGACCTGCTTTTTGAACTGCGAAGGTTCGCCCAGGAGTGTTCGCCCGGATCAGGGCATCCGGTTCTGTGACCGCCTATCCTCGCGCCCAGTGTATTTGGACCTATTAGATCAGCCTCGTGCGGAAGGTGTCACTTCGAACATGGGTATGCTGGTCTGCGGGGCTAGCGGAGGCGGCAAAAGCATGACCATTAATCATTTGGCTCATTCCCTGTACGCACAAGGTGCCCACTGTTTCGTCGTGGATATAGGTGGAAGTTATAAAGGCCTCTGCGAACTAGTTGGAGGGTATTATTTCACTTATGAAGAGAAAAATCCCATCAAATTCAACCCCTTCTTTTTGAGCGATGGAGCTGTACTGGATACAGAAAAAAGGGAAAGCCTGAAGTCCTTGCTGGTAGCGCTGTGGAAACAGGAAAACGATAACTATAACAGGAGCGAATACGTTGCTTTATCCAATGCATTGAGCGGTTATTATGAGCAGCTCGATGCCAACCCCGACATTTTTCCATGTTTTAATACTTTTTATGAATACCTGCAGGGGGCTTACACAGAGGTACTCCGGTTCCATAAAGTAAAAGATAAGGATTTCGACCTGGACAACTTCCTGTATGTGTTGAGGCCTTACTACCGGGGTGGAGAGTTCGACTACCTCCTGAACGCGACCGAAAACCTTGACGTGTTAAATCAACCCTTTTGCGTCATAGAAATGGACGCCATTAAGGACCATCCGATATTATTTCCGGTCCTCGCACTGACCATTGTCGAGCAGTTTGTTTCCAAGATGCGCAAGCTAAAAGGCACACGCAAGGTGCTGATTATTGATGAGGCCTGGAAGGCCATTGCCAAAAGCGGGATGGCAGAATTTCTGAAATATGCCTTTAAGACGATCCGCAAATTTAACGGTGTTCCTATTGTTATTACCCAGGAGCTGGATGACCTGGTAGATTCCCCGATCATAAAAGATGCAATCATCAACAACGCGGATATCAAAATCCTTTTTGATATGCGCAAGTTCCTCAACAAGTTCGACAAACTGCAGCAAACGCTGGGCTTATCGGAAAAGGCGAAGACCGTGTTGCTTTCGGTAAACAAAGAAGATCGTGATGTATTCTTCGATTTGGGTGGTCAGCAGCAGATGGTCTACCGGAACGAATTATGCCCGGAAGAGTATTACGCCTACACGACAGAGGGCAGAGAGCGCGTAAGGGTGCTGGAACTCGCTGCAATGCATGGCGGTATGGAACGCGGCATTGCCGCAATGGTGGAGGAAAATAGAGCGAAGCGGGCATGA
- a CDS encoding DUF4133 domain-containing protein has translation MNSVYQINKGINRSIEFKGLKAQYIWFMGAGIVVLLILYAIMYFLKFNDLLAIAIVLSLGAGLAYKLYEMSNTYGEHGLMKKMARRGVPKVVKVKSRKVFLFESPARR, from the coding sequence ATGAATAGTGTGTATCAAATCAATAAGGGGATCAACAGATCCATCGAATTTAAAGGCCTGAAGGCACAATACATATGGTTTATGGGCGCTGGGATAGTTGTTTTACTCATCCTGTATGCGATCATGTACTTTTTGAAATTTAATGACCTGCTGGCCATCGCAATTGTATTAAGCCTGGGAGCCGGGCTGGCTTACAAGCTGTACGAGATGAGCAATACCTATGGTGAACACGGTCTGATGAAAAAAATGGCGCGCCGGGGTGTGCCGAAAGTGGTGAAGGTGAAAAGCAGGAAGGTGTTTCTTTTTGAATCGCCCGCCAGGCGTTGA